The Vigna angularis cultivar LongXiaoDou No.4 chromosome 6, ASM1680809v1, whole genome shotgun sequence genome contains the following window.
ttaatatccaTATATTACAGATTTATTTAAGATGGAGTGAATAGGTAGGTGCAGAAAAAGGTAGGAAACGAAAGATTAAGGCGAGTGGATAAGCAAAGTGGAAGAGACATGGATGGTAGAAACGTTTTGGAGAGTAGGTGGGAAAAGTAGAGGGAGAATTTAGAAGGGAGATTGTGTTGAAGAAGgtggttgaaaaagaaaaagtagtaGAACAGAATGGATTTGTAGGTTAGCGAAAAGCTAGTATGTGGTTTTGGAAGATAGGAACCAGTTGAAGAAGTTTGGCAGAGTAGCTTGGTCTGCTCTGTGGTGGTTTTGCGTGAATAaatgttttctcttttatatatattttcaatgtGATTTGATCCTTGGTTtgttttaaacaattcaaattttaagacctaagaacaatatattgaaatattcaaatatGAAAGTCTCTGATTCAATGTAACTCATTCTGAttcaatgtattttttaaatttataggctagtttaatatgtaaaaaactactttattttaagtttaatagtAATTTCGGTtcttatattttacaaattatattagtttctaagtttttactttatttataatgttggttcttgaatttctttaaaagcatttcttttttattatcataactTACTTTACTTATAGTTAACTGCCTATAatctttttattacttttaacatGATACTGTGAGATTGGAGAACACGACTGATATTAAAGACTTGAACCAATGTAACTCATTCTGAttcaatgtatttttaaaattgaaagttaaataaagttaagataaccaaaacttAAGGAATAAAAATTGTGTAGAAAGAAATCCAGagactaataattaaaaattaagcactaaaatttaaaataaaataatgaccaaaattgtgatttataatatgatttataatatgatttatgtAGATAAAAAGTGAAACAAAATCAATCCTAATAAAGTAGTTAATTGTGAAATTAGCTCCTGAAATAAATCCCTTGATCTAAGGGATTGTGAGTTGACTTTCCCCATAAAAGGAAAGTCGATTGTAAATGATTTTCCTTGGATTAGTTCTCACAGTTTAGTAAATTCATCTCATGTAGTGTATTTCGTTGAATATCGTCCTTATTCTAACCTTCCAATCCTCTTGGCATGAACAGAGGTCGTTGTAATGGATAGATCATGGATAGACATGCCTCGAAATACAAATCAATATATGAGAGGATTGAATAATTTCTTGGACTTCGCATTCACTAATAGTGGTGTTAGGGGAAAGATAGTATGTCCATGTCAGAAATGCAATTTTAAGAAATGGCAAAGTCGTGAAGAAGTATATGAGCACTTaattattaaacctttattgaatatttttatgagTCATACTTTTAGTATTGAACATTTGTATTGAACATCTATATTGAACATATGTAATgaacatctttatttttaatttttatgcatgaacaattagttgtatgaatgatattaggttgaacaatatagtttattttatacaatattattcaattttagttcatattaatttattgtttgttttgtcaataaaatcatttttatcataatctaattttatcacaataaaaaaagaatgaacTGTATAAATTcccggcggttttaaccccaGTAAACTACACATGCAAAATAGGGACGGTTTTGAGATAACCCTAGTTAGTTCCGGCGGTTTTTGAGTAACCCCGTAATTCCCGGCGGTTTTCACAGAACCCCCGCTAATTCCGGCGGTTTCGACAAAACCTCTGGTAATTCCGGCGGTTTCCGGAAACCCCCGCTAGTACCGGCGGTTTTTTCCAGAACCGCCGGTACTTACTTGGCGACGGCCGTGTTCCCAACGGTTGGTCCAACCGCGGGAAATGTGATTTGcgggggttaaaaccgccggtaatatTGAAAAAAACCCCCggtaaaattacatatttttgtagtgtttggACACTGTTACttagttattataaataaaattacacaaaagtTAAGGAAAATTTATTGGATGTGCATATGAAagaggataaaaaaaaagtataacaaTCTAAGTAATCCCTACACTTATTTTATAgagtaaatatttaaacattcaTAATTCTATATATAAATCTGGTCACTTTCAATATGTTACGGTTGAGTCTATCAAAGAAGAGATTCACCAGAAAAATACAGACACCGATGATATATGAGTCCAATTATATAAGAGATTTACACCACTTTCTACCAAAAACCTTAAAGCAATGAGTTAataggtttttcatttttatatagtcctctattttttttatttctatccaatgtgggacttggactcaTACTTGAATTTCCAACAATTACATGTATCAACCCATAGACAAATATTCCTATGGTGGAAAATATATTAGGTGTtatgattgaaaaaaataatagaaatcactttaaaatgataaaaataaatataaatagatatttttaaaaaatcaaatataaaatgtataaatatttcaggaatatatatatatatatatatatatatatatatatatatatatatatatatatatatatatatatatatatatatatatatatatatatatatatatatgtgtgtgtgtgtgtattacagacaaaaggaaaaaaaaatggacaATAGTGACTAGAGTGTGACAAGTTCAAATAGCCCCACACTAACTtcatattgataaatttatagTTCTCAGTGATGATTTTTTGTAACAATAAAATTAGTTGTATTTAAATAGAGAGTTGTTTGGAAGATATACGAAAAAGTTGTTTGCAAATTTAGGTTGTATATTTGATACAATAgctaaagttttttaaaaaaaatccaaaagaaaaacttaaatatgatttttgtaaaaacttctaaatgttttaaaaatgtgtAAACACTCCTATATCGTGTAAAGTAAGTTTTTTTCtggttatattcaaataaaattaattttaagcaaatttattgaaacaaaatataatttttgttataatatcAATGAAACAACTTAAATGATTCCAAGTACATTCTTAGTTATCAATGTGATTAATTCTTTCTTAAAATACAGACATTGAAACTCATTCAGCATCCATTAACATGATTTTAGAGAATTAAAAAGCATATCCTTTTCTATTTTAAGTaccattaattttgaaatttaaaattctaccTAAGCCAATTGATCGTAGTGGAAAACAAAAGAATGGTCTCGAATAAAGTGTTCATAGTTGGATGGTTAAAATGTTGAACTATTTGATTTTGAGAGAACACATATTTCATCTTTCTATCGATTATGTATTATGTACATGGGttaatgaacatttttttatttcttaatggatgatcttttgaaaaattaatttgattcggtatattcttatatattttaagaaatgatgttaaaaataatttatatacattttttcttcaatcttttAATGTGTCTTCTAATGACTGAACTGTAATAAGAGTTTTAAACTCCaaatagaaaatatcttatatatGATCATTGatcttaattatattatctCATTGTCTTGAGATATAAATATTAACACCATTTGTGGAATGTTATAAAAATTCTTTTAGTCTTTGACTGAGAAGGCTCTTTgagacaaaatatataaaattaaagggAATACTTGAAGCAGGaacaaaactttttaaaatatcaaactttaaaaaaattttactcaaagcttaaattaaatttgtaagaTCATACAACATATATATCCATCTTTTTTTTACTATCATCTTTAAATTCACAAagtatacaaataaataacattttagtCAGATACCAAAGtttgatatttatttacttCGCAATCTTTTGAGACGAAATTTGGAATGCTCATGGAACAAAGAAGTTGGGTCAaatgcaaattatgaaaaatctttttttagataatttatgaaaaaccTCAAATTAagcattttataatttattgaaaaaagaaaaagatttagcCTTTTATCAAATCCATTAAGcgaaagaattttaaaaagattatttataCCAATCAAACAAATTCACATTCAAGGCAAAATGAACTATTCATAACTGAATGTTAATATCGAATACGCACGTTTGAAGATAACACACTACGGGTTTTCACATCAATACATTTGAGTGAAGTAGCGCACATCCAAACACGAGCTTGCCATTTTTCCTCACTCTCCTCATCATTCTTTTAAACTCaatagaaaaaatatcaaatagcttttacttttgcttttaaaactattatcttgaactttataattttagagCGATCGAGAAAGAAAAATGTGCCCTACTTGACTTTTACATGTTTATGttgtgttgtgattgtgattacggccaaacaaaatataagaggGAAAAAGAATGAGTAAATTAAGGTGAATATGCCAAAAAAATGTGAAGtttaaataaaagtgagaaacaGAAAATGTGTAAAATTAAACTTTGGAAACCACAATTGGTAAAAGAATTATCACCCAAATAAGGGTTGAAACTAGTGGAATTTGAAGGTGAAATTATACAATTGTCAAAGTATCAAGAATTACTAATTCTATATACAAGGATGCATATATACAAGATTCCAGGACTATACAAACTCCTTACAGCCCTAGTCAATTTCAATAGAACTGTTCAGCTGCGTGGGCCATTACGAAATCTAAAGTTTAGTGTCCCAGGGCAAACCTCTGGAGCCTATCATATGTAAGAGATATTCATAGCCAATTTCAATCGACATTGATAGGATTTTTCTGATTGTCACTCTCTCCACTCAATTTGATGAGAGGGGTAGCAGGATCTCTGTATAAGATTATGTTTCCTCTTGAATCTTTGATGCTAGCATTCTGAATAGAAGGATTCATAACAATTCTGCATGAACTAGGCTCATCTGATCCCATGTCAACGCCATAATAGACCAAGTGATCAGCAATGCTATTCCCAGCTACCGACCTGCATAAAATAGCCAAATCGGAATTGCATCGTAGCACCAAAATCAAGGGAAACTTCAATTTTATTCACACCCATCCAGTGGCAAAATTTTCATTTACGTTTTCGGCAGCATTATGACAGAGCTGATAGACTAACCTGCTGCAATTCGGATCCTCGCCAGATCCATCACAAATCTTCTCCACGCTGTATACAAGACTACCTAATCCAATGTTATAAAGCCATACCTGCAGTCCGTAACTTCTCAGCTTCTTGAAcgatgaaaacaaataaaacaagtGCTGCCGGTTTGCATGCCCGATTGTTAATTAATACAGATATGAAAAGCATTTCCAATATTCACAAAAATATCTAATGGCGACCAAAGAACATACAACATATGACGTGGTTGTAATTTTCCATAAACATGCAGACAAACAAACATTAATTATACACACTTCATCATTTCATTATGTCATGACTTACCTCTCTAGGGAAGTGGTGGTATGTCTTCTGCggtaaataataatagtatggAGGCAAATGCGGTACGATATCATGGTCATTTGTAACTCGGACTGTACATGGAACTAGTTCACTGTAGAGAGATGCAAAAACAGCATTTCCAACACGAGGTTGTCCAAATGTTATAACTTggatatttttttcatttttatttacctgtaagaaaggaaaaaaaaaagttactacCCCATCCAAAAAAATAGGTAAATAATATTCCCCACTTTACTTGATCAATGTGTAATTAATGGAAAACACATCCGCAAATAACTAATTCACaagcaacataaaaaaatatgcacTGAACTACAACCTGTCTACAATTCCACATCACAAATATAAAAACTgtagagaaaaaattaaaatcatgaatGCATATCAAAGTTAAAACTATGTTTAGACGTGTTTTAATTCCTACCAATGGGGACTATACTAGAATTATGACACGAACCAAAAGTAGCATTAATCAATCTGACTAGTCAACAAAATTCTTCAATGTAACTGAATCAGTACAATAGTTTAGCTTGTATTAATCCGTTTGATTAATTCAGTTCAAAAACCACCTTCTAATCCATCAATCACTTAAATGATTAAAGAAAATAACTCCTTTTCGTCAAAATTCTACAGCTAGAAGGGTAACACAGAACAGAATCAAATGATTACAGTGTAATTTATCGAAatgcaaaattttcaaaaaggTCAGTTTTACAGCAAAGCCTCCATGCCTATAATGGTTTCTCCAGAAGCTTTAAGGCTTTTAACTCCTCGTAGTATCTTCACTTGATCtccttttataaattattttaattagagtTTTTGCTGGCCTTCTtctcaaatgatcaaattagTAATATCTAACGAAAGTTTGTCATTTTCTCATCAAAAGATAATTGCTCCAATATTATTGATccaaaacattaataaattgGCAAGCTTTTAAATTAACTACCGAATGCATAATATAACACTCCACTTTTACCCAAGCCTAGAACCAgctatataaattttaaaattaaaaaaataaaaagctttCCAAATATGATAATTCTACAAGAAATTCAAGTCCGTGCCAGAGGTAAAATTTAGACAACAATGCCggtgaaaaaaattgaaagggGATTGAGACCACAAAAGCTTGGTGTATGGTGCCAAGAAAGCTAAATTATAATTACCGTCAAATCAAGACCACAAAATGAAGCCATTGCCCCTCCCATTGAATGCCCTGTTACTATAATTTGAATGTCTCCATAAAACTTCTTTGCTCTTTCTATGGCATCCAAAATTGCAGGACGTATTGTTGTGTTGTGGTATGCAGTGTAAAAACCACGATGTACCTGTACacagttataaaaatatatcaaaactaACACAATACAGAGTATTACACAGGGAAAACATTTACACACCATTGCATCATCCATGCCAGGATAATTTATATCATGCTGCTTCCAGTATAAATCTTCAATCCAATTCTGCAAGCTGTATAAAAGTGGTTACAAAGAAATCAGTTCAAAATAACTGGGGTCGTCTCAAAAGTGAGCCAAACAGCTGAAGGACTTGGAACTATTTTCTATCTTACATGTTTATGGCCATATTTTTCGCTGTAGGAAAATTATTGGCTTTCTCTTTAGATGAACTATGcactctaatactctcaaagaTCAACAACATAAGAGAACGTATGTTCtcttaagaaacaaaaatctATATTTACAGGCTATCAAACATAccaagcattttttttttcacatattatGCTGACTTTCCCAAACATAAATATGAGACCATAAGTAACTTTAGAAACAGCAATCTATAATGTACAAGGTCTCGAACAATATTGGTCATATGGAGGGCCATCTACAGTATTTCAAAACTAAAGAATGTTGCTACACataaatatcaaaacaaaaccACCTTATGCTTTCGTTACTGTAGACACCATTGTGCTAATAATACATTGCACGTGCGGTAAATAAATCAAGTTAAATGCATTTTCTTATCTAACAACTACATATGCATCCATGTACTCAGATCAGCATATATGAGCATTACAGAAAATTCACacttacaagaaaaaaaaaatcttgtttcTAAAACATAACAGCATCTGTGTCTAGGCATCACATATAACATTGCACAATTATAGATCCATTTTTCTGCTGCCTCTACAGTTGTGGGCCCAAAATTCCATAGAAGTAAATTTAATCTGGTAAGAAAGTCCACCTGTGTTCATTTGTTCCTCTGAATGCAATGATGATGGCATGAGGATCCTCGGCCACTCCAACAAATGCCTACAATAggtagtgaaaattatataaaagcaaAGTATATTAGAACAAAACTttggaatatttttttctacGATGAGACTTCACCCACCTGTAAGCAATGCTCGACATCAACAACTAACTCTATCATCTCAAATCCCTGTTTCCATTTTAAAGATCTTTAGACCAAATAATTTAAACGAACGAACAGATTAGTAGGACACTAGAGTATAAATAATTCAAAGCATCCACGACGTAAGTGAACATGTGCAGTTAAAATGATTATTCATACTATCAGCACCTTGGTCAAGCCATCACACCTGTCGCACGTCCATGTAAAAAGTTCCGTTAAATCTGACAAGTATACCTGCAAGAACCAAACCTACATCAGCCCTTTATATAGTTCATACAGAAATCCCaaagcacaaaaacacattGGCTAATGCGTATAACGTCAGATTCACTACATCAGGCAACAAAAATTAGCTAAACTCTAAGTTTTTATGATACACTGCAATAAGTCACACTTTGACCTATTTTGATCACAGCCTGACCAAGATGGGGAGTATCTCCATCAAGATCGGCACCTCAATTCTTTGTTCTGCAAAGCAGATGCGAATACATTGAGtctttttatcaataaaagaaaGTAGCTGAATTAAAGCCGTCTCGAATACTTgtgaattcaaattttttataaggAATGACAAATCCATAGCAGACTTATAATTAGAGCAATAATACACAATACTGGTCTAAAACCACTTGAAGAGAGAGATGGAGTTGAAACACGAAAGCTTAATCACAATACCAGTTCCAAAAGCCCTGACTAACCCTCCAATTCcgtcaaaaaattaaaaaacaaataatacatgCTACCAATTATAAATGCTCTGCCAACATACATCTTAAAGTCTGAACATGTATAATTCCCAAAGAAGTAAAACTCACCGCAGAAGCATATTCCACTAATATTGTAGCAAGAGTATGATTGTATTCGTAAGGATGATTTTTTTGCCTGGTCTTTAGCCCTGCAAATAGAAAGGAAATTGCATAATTGCACTACAGACGTGAATGATCCACAATACACACAAAACTAAacaattaaatgaatttaaagacAGCAAAAAGACACAAGAAAAACAATATCGTAAACCCTACAATAACATTAACACACGAGTCAACTCTTACCTCTGCCATTAGAGAATGCACACAAATACAAAAGGATAACCAATATCAACCACCTGGTTTTCCCCATATACTCTGCAATTGAAGTACAGAAAAGTAAAGTCCCCACAAAAAAAGAAGACCAATAGCAACAAAAATGAGAGGACATAATTAGCGATATGTGCCAGAATAACGGCGAAAGTAAGGGCGAAATTGAATAGCTGAATACATGTCTGAGAGCAGCGCGGTGGAACGGGAATCGGAATCGCAAACCTCAAAGGCTGAGGTGAGGTTTCCGATGACAGGCTTTTCTCCAGGGAAAATTTGCGTTTGGAGAGAAGatgaaatagaaaagaaaataaataaaagagaaagaaatagcaAATACGACGCCGTAAGGTTCGTTTAGTCTTTTTCGTGTCGTACGGGAACAGTCTGTTCTGACTGCGCTGTATTAGATTGGATCCATGGATGTTATGTTATTTTGCTGtgagttgttttaattttaaacggATAACctgatttataaaaataataatataatacactacatttattttattttatttacacttattaataatatatcCTCTTCATCATAGTAGTATATAGGTTATTTGCagttcattattttcttcatttattaCTCTTATTCTTTTACACACTCTGTTTACTAATTAACTATTGTTGTAAGAAATTTATACTCTTATGTTTAAATATGttagatatttaaataaataactacaAACATATTATAAAGTAGTTTAAGTAATATTATGcataatttattctaaattttaaggttatagtaaggaaattaaattatcaaaaccTAATTTTAATTCGGGATTTGGAGATTGGCATGCATTAATGATTACAAATACCTTTAACAACATTACAAATACCTATCAAGATTTGTTTTGTACACTTTATGTATAATGTAACAAGTTTAGACAAAATACTAATCGTTACAAATAtctttaaatgaaattgaagCTATTTATGGTCTGTGTTTCTCACTATTATGTTGTATATAATGTAACAAAATTTGctaaaatattaatcattacAAAGACCTTTAGATAGAACCGAAGTTACAAATAAATCGTGTCTATTAAAATTTGTACATGTTATATGATGTAGTCAAAATAACATTTtcgttattatatatatatatatatatatatatatatataaaggatatttatcattttagtgTCCATATTTATTCATCAAATTTACtctttagataattttttttaaattaaaataattattttaccaatattactttttaagttaacttttttttagtttaatttttcaatttgcttgttttaattgaaaaattatctataaaataaataaataaaattctctttttagtgtgcatatttgtttttcaaatttatctataaataatttttttaaaattaaactattattttatcaattttaaaattttttaaaatttaatggtttgacaattttttaaaacttaatattttttaattataaaacaacCTGTAGAATAAATAACAACTATTTgtaataaagtataaaaattatttaaatttaatttcacaattatattaataaaaattttatcatttttattatcaaaaaaaataacactaagAGAATATAATTGGAAAGATAAAACATGAGATaattttgatagaaaaaaaaattgattatatgaTTAAGTGATGGTTTAATCATAtacatgtttaataaaaaaattatataaacatgtaatatactaatataaactttatataaaattaaagaaaacataagGTTTTCTCCAccaaaaaaatttcttaatattttttttctggtATTTCCGCTAAAAGGTGTATCGGAATACAATCACACTGGAGAGttagtaaatttaaaaagtagtaatttaattaaattaaataaacttattactaaaaacaaattatatttattgtgaaATAAGGAAGTTCATTGTCATCTATATTTCACACAAAAGTCTATCCTGCAATTAATGTatgatatatatgtttttcaCTCAATGCATACATAATTTTCAAGTAAAATACAACAATACTGTATCATACACCAAACCAATCATATCTCATCACTTAAATTCAAACAAGTTATATGattctgtttttaatttttaagcaTCACACTCAcacaaatatgttttttaaaatgattatttattctattatgtCGTTGTCGaatgatatttaatttagtatatGATTTGTGTCTAAAGTTGTATGAGAATTCATcctattttaaattgttttgttttaattttttaaaccaaaaattaaattttgttgtgttttaaCTTTCCTATTTTAAATTGTGTCATTGTTTAATTACTTTTGTCAGTTTGGTtacaactaattatttttaatttaaatatgataaattgttattttaaattatttgcatCGCCTAACATTACATTTACCTCTTCAACAATGGTTCAAATAATGTATAGTAACAGACTATTTTCTATTGGTTAACTTATAATGATATCTCTTAATTTGTAGGTTTTATACAAatctcatttttgttttaaaaatatatatttttattaatgcactctttaaattttaaatattacaattataatctttaaattttaaaaatattataaaagtttcAATGAAGGAGACCATTATGGTGAAAAAacgaaaatataattataatttgtaaaaaatattaatattaatattaaaaagcgtttttacttaatttttcaaAGAACAAATATAGTGTCATCCCATTTTTTAACAGGCTTCATACTTTGGGCCTAGGTAGTTGGGCCTGAGCGGCAAAGTCCATTTTGATATCAATGGCGGGAAATTTCCCATTCCTCTTCCATGTGGTAACCGCACATTTACGCTTAATCGAACGGCTACAAACCCCGCAACCACCTACTTTCCCCAATTTTACAACTACACTGCGACTTCAAACTTGGAATCCTCTTTCAatttatctatctatctatcaaACCCTTGTTCTCGATTTCGAAATCCATGGCGAGACCTTCCAAGCTCCACTCATCTTCGGACGAAGCACTCTCCAATGCTTCGAGTTCATCCGAGGAAAAGGAGCTGGTCAACGAGCAGATCAAcgaagaggaagatgaggagGAGCTTGAGGCGGTGGCCCGCTCTGCCCGCTCTGCCAGTTCTGACGACGATGACGATGAAGGTGCCGC
Protein-coding sequences here:
- the LOC108341102 gene encoding lipase yields the protein MGKTRWLILVILLYLCAFSNGRGLKTRQKNHPYEYNHTLATILVEYASAVYLSDLTELFTWTCDRCDGLTKGFEMIELVVDVEHCLQAFVGVAEDPHAIIIAFRGTNEHSLQNWIEDLYWKQHDINYPGMDDAMVHRGFYTAYHNTTIRPAILDAIERAKKFYGDIQIIVTGHSMGGAMASFCGLDLTVNKNEKNIQVITFGQPRVGNAVFASLYSELVPCTVRVTNDHDIVPHLPPYYYYLPQKTYHHFPREVWLYNIGLGSLVYSVEKICDGSGEDPNCSRSVAGNSIADHLVYYGVDMGSDEPSSCRIVMNPSIQNASIKDSRGNIILYRDPATPLIKLSGESDNQKNPINVD